The Dunckerocampus dactyliophorus isolate RoL2022-P2 chromosome 13, RoL_Ddac_1.1, whole genome shotgun sequence genome window below encodes:
- the myct1b gene encoding myc target protein 1 homolog, producing MILAFCLSILVGLLLGALVYVLLTWASRRRATARITGRTKKKKKKPSSSRIPADGQLGLYRSTFLNVYRQPSLEPVGPLGSKPGPETSTFRPAPRKGNGGAEMGDDAQVQMPEDTLASDSESLVPNKRHSFWLGGNGLKGFLPSQTPPPAYNSIIHAFQESCT from the coding sequence ATGATCCTTGCCTTCTGTCTGTCCATCCTGGTGGGCCTCCTGCTGGGCGCTCTGGTCTACGTGCTGCTGACTTGGGCCTCCCGTCGCCGAGCCACCGCCCGCATCACCGGACgcaccaagaagaagaagaagaaaccctCATCGTCCCGAATCCCGGCTGACGGCCAGCTGGGTCTCTACCGGAGCACGTTTCTCAACGTCTACCGGCAGCCTTCACTGGAGCCCGTGGGCCCCCTGGGGAGCAAACCTGGGCCGGAGACCTCCACCTTCCGCCCGGCGCCCAGAAAAGGAAACGGCGGTGCGGAGATGGGCGACGACGCCCAGGTCCAAATGCCAGAGGACACCTTGGCATCTGATTCGGAATCCCTGGTGCCCAACAAGCGGCATTCCTTCTGGTTGGGGGGGAACGGACTGAAGGGGTTCCTGCCCTCTCAAACCCCGCCTCCTGCGTACAACAGCATCATCCACGCCTTCCAAGAGTCCTGCACTTGA